One region of Bacillus zhangzhouensis genomic DNA includes:
- a CDS encoding aminotransferase class I/II-fold pyridoxal phosphate-dependent enzyme — MFHTLKYGSILEKAAAETEQEILHVHQQIDQRSEQNEWRVLESYRKHKVSDSHFNPTTGYGYDDMGRDTLEKIYADVFGGESGLVRPQIISGTHAISIALFGMLRPGDELIYMTGKPYDTLEEIVGIRGKEGTGSLKDFQIDYKAIDLRQDGSVDYEKVKESISSKTKVIGIQRSKGYASRPSFTIEEIEQMISFVKEISEEIIVFVDNCYGEFTELQEPCHVGADLMAGSLIKNPGGGLAKTGGYIVGKEKWVEACSYRMTSPGIGSEAGASLYALQEMYQGFFLAPHVVAQSLKGAVFTARFLEKLGFQTNPAWNAKRTDLIQSVEFGDPKKMIAFCQAIQYASPINSHVTPHASYMPGYEDDVIMAAGTFVQGASIELSADGPIRPPYTAYVQGGLTYAHVKNAICSAVDALLEKGLIEVPAR, encoded by the coding sequence ATGTTTCACACATTAAAGTACGGCAGTATTTTAGAAAAAGCGGCAGCAGAAACAGAACAAGAGATTTTACACGTGCATCAGCAAATTGATCAAAGGAGCGAACAAAATGAATGGCGGGTGCTTGAAAGCTATCGAAAGCACAAAGTCAGTGACTCTCACTTTAATCCAACGACTGGATATGGCTACGATGATATGGGGAGAGACACATTAGAAAAGATTTATGCGGATGTCTTCGGAGGAGAAAGCGGCCTTGTGCGTCCGCAAATTATTTCCGGCACACACGCGATTTCCATTGCCTTGTTTGGTATGCTGAGACCAGGCGATGAATTGATCTACATGACGGGAAAACCATACGATACATTAGAGGAAATTGTCGGGATTCGCGGGAAAGAAGGGACAGGCTCATTAAAAGACTTCCAGATTGATTACAAGGCGATTGATTTACGACAAGATGGATCCGTCGATTATGAGAAAGTAAAAGAGTCGATCTCCTCTAAAACAAAAGTCATCGGCATCCAGCGTTCAAAAGGTTATGCGTCAAGACCATCCTTTACAATAGAAGAAATTGAGCAAATGATTTCATTTGTAAAAGAAATTAGTGAAGAAATCATTGTGTTTGTAGACAACTGTTATGGTGAATTTACTGAATTACAAGAGCCGTGTCATGTAGGAGCTGACCTCATGGCCGGTTCACTCATTAAAAATCCAGGCGGAGGTCTTGCCAAAACAGGCGGTTACATCGTTGGAAAAGAAAAATGGGTAGAAGCTTGTTCTTATCGAATGACTTCTCCAGGCATCGGCAGTGAAGCGGGGGCATCGCTGTATGCGCTTCAGGAAATGTATCAAGGCTTTTTCTTGGCGCCGCATGTTGTGGCTCAAAGCTTAAAAGGCGCAGTGTTTACGGCTCGTTTTCTTGAAAAGCTTGGATTTCAAACGAACCCAGCGTGGAATGCGAAAAGAACGGATTTGATTCAATCAGTCGAATTTGGAGATCCTAAAAAAATGATTGCGTTCTGTCAGGCCATTCAGTATGCATCTCCGATTAATAGTCACGTCACCCCACATGCAAGCTATATGCCGGGCTACGAAGACGATGTCATTATGGCAGCGGGCACGTTTGTACAAGGAGCCAGCATCGAATTATCAGCCGATGGTCCGATCAGACCGCCTTATACTGCATACGTTCAAGGCGGACTCACGTATGCCCATGTGAAAAATGCGATTTGCAGTGCTGTCGATGCCTTATTGGAAAAAGGTTTGATTGAAGTGCCTGCTCGATAA
- a CDS encoding MerR family transcriptional regulator gives MSDNIRRSMPLFPIGIVMQLTELSARQIRYYEENGLVFPARSDGNRRLFSFHDVDKLLEIKNLIEQGVNMAGIKKLFAKAETENPSSDTKTEEKTTAKHNLTDDELRKLLKKELIQAGRFQQGTTFRQGDMSRFFR, from the coding sequence ATGAGTGATAACATTCGCCGCTCAATGCCTTTATTCCCAATTGGGATTGTCATGCAGCTAACAGAATTATCTGCAAGACAAATTCGCTATTATGAGGAAAATGGTTTAGTATTTCCAGCAAGAAGTGATGGAAATCGCCGATTATTTTCTTTTCATGATGTTGATAAATTACTAGAAATTAAAAACCTCATCGAACAAGGTGTAAACATGGCAGGAATCAAAAAGCTTTTTGCCAAAGCTGAGACAGAAAATCCATCGTCTGATACAAAGACGGAGGAAAAAACCACAGCTAAGCACAACTTGACAGATGATGAACTCAGGAAGCTACTGAAGAAGGAACTCATTCAGGCTGGACGTTTCCAACAAGGAACGACCTTTAGGCAGGGGGATATGTCAAGGTTCTTCCGTTAA
- the glnA gene encoding type I glutamate--ammonia ligase gives MAKYTREDIVKLVNEENVKYIRLQFTDILGTIKNVEIPVSQLEKALDNKCMFDGSSIEGFVRIEESDMYLYPDLNTFVIFPWTAEKGKVARFICDIYKPDGTPFDGDPRNNLKRILKEMEELGFSDFNLGPEPEFFLFKLDEKGEPTLELNDKGGYFDLAPTDLGENCRRDIVLELEEMGFEIEASHHEVAPGQHEIDFKYAGAIRSCDDIQTFKLVVKTIARKHGLHATFMPKPLFGVNGSGMHCNLSLFKNGQNAFFDEKADLQLSETARHFIAGIVKHATSFTAVTNPTVNSYKRLVPGYEAPCYVAWSAQNRSPLIRIPASRGISTRVEVRSVDPSANPYLALSVLLAAGLDGIKNKLDAPAPIDRNIYVMDKEERLENGISDLPATLAEALELLKSNEVMINALGDHLFEHFIESKEIEWDMFRTQVHPWERDQYMSQY, from the coding sequence ATGGCAAAGTACACAAGAGAAGATATCGTAAAATTAGTAAATGAGGAAAACGTAAAGTATATCCGTCTGCAGTTTACAGACATTCTTGGAACAATTAAAAATGTTGAGATTCCTGTGAGCCAGTTAGAAAAAGCTCTTGATAACAAATGTATGTTTGACGGTTCATCTATTGAAGGATTTGTACGTATCGAAGAATCAGATATGTATTTATACCCAGATTTAAACACATTTGTTATTTTCCCTTGGACAGCAGAAAAAGGTAAAGTTGCACGCTTTATTTGTGACATTTATAAGCCAGACGGGACACCATTTGATGGAGACCCACGTAACAACTTAAAGCGTATTTTAAAGGAAATGGAAGAACTAGGATTTAGTGATTTCAATCTTGGACCTGAGCCAGAATTCTTTTTATTTAAATTAGATGAAAAAGGCGAGCCAACGCTTGAACTAAACGATAAAGGCGGATACTTTGACCTTGCACCAACAGATCTAGGCGAAAACTGCCGCCGTGATATTGTGCTAGAGCTTGAAGAAATGGGCTTTGAAATTGAAGCCTCTCACCACGAAGTAGCACCAGGGCAGCACGAAATTGATTTCAAATATGCAGGCGCGATTCGTTCTTGTGATGACATTCAAACATTCAAACTTGTTGTCAAAACCATTGCGAGAAAACATGGTCTTCATGCGACATTCATGCCAAAACCATTGTTCGGTGTAAACGGATCGGGTATGCACTGTAACCTATCATTGTTCAAAAATGGTCAAAACGCATTCTTTGATGAAAAAGCAGATTTACAATTAAGCGAGACGGCTAGACACTTTATCGCAGGTATCGTCAAGCACGCAACAAGCTTTACAGCGGTCACAAACCCAACGGTGAACTCTTACAAGCGTCTTGTACCTGGCTACGAAGCACCTTGTTATGTGGCATGGAGTGCACAAAACCGCAGCCCATTGATCCGTATTCCGGCATCACGCGGCATCAGCACACGTGTAGAAGTGCGCAGCGTAGACCCATCTGCAAACCCATACCTTGCGCTAAGCGTATTACTTGCAGCAGGTCTTGACGGAATCAAAAACAAACTGGACGCACCAGCACCAATCGACAGAAACATCTATGTTATGGACAAAGAAGAGCGCCTTGAAAACGGCATCTCTGACCTTCCTGCAACACTTGCAGAAGCACTCGAGCTGCTCAAATCAAACGAAGTCATGATCAACGCACTAGGCGATCACCTATTCGAGCACTTCATCGAATCAAAAGAAATTGAATGGGATATGTTCCGCACCCAAGTACACCCATGGGAACGCGATCAGTATATGTCTCAGTATTAA
- a CDS encoding acyltransferase family protein — protein MQIKEVFFIRCISCLSVVLIHAIAILSSPQQSFIFTALLMFSTPSFIFISEFLLAHAYPNGTPKGFMWKRIKAIFFPFVFIGIIDALMYSASINWGLIDFFKRASANVFLGNYIGYFVLIIFQFYLLHMVFHKFNHLISPKWVLSISFMITIGYLSLWNFVKIPQPQLPNPMFGLEWIPFPGWLFYFCLAYYCGKHYQQFIALLHRFQFAVYGLIIISAMNVLSNSYLGFFTLSSKRPDVVLYTVSFIFLCFLMFSKVKKVPAFVQIISQYSFTIYLLHGYFLGIVVLLWTQLKEYPFSISTILITVLAVVGPIIISWAANHHKHGYMFVGKINRPRQKSAVS, from the coding sequence ATGCAAATAAAGGAAGTTTTTTTTATTAGGTGTATATCATGCTTGAGTGTAGTTCTTATCCATGCAATTGCTATATTATCAAGTCCACAACAATCATTCATTTTTACAGCTTTACTTATGTTCAGTACACCAAGCTTTATTTTCATTTCAGAGTTTTTATTGGCACATGCTTATCCAAACGGCACACCAAAAGGATTTATGTGGAAGAGGATCAAAGCTATTTTTTTCCCCTTTGTATTTATCGGAATAATAGATGCACTCATGTATTCGGCATCAATCAATTGGGGATTGATTGATTTCTTCAAAAGAGCATCTGCAAATGTGTTTTTGGGAAATTATATTGGTTATTTTGTTTTAATAATTTTTCAATTTTATCTATTGCATATGGTGTTTCATAAATTTAATCATCTTATTTCCCCAAAGTGGGTATTATCCATTTCATTTATGATTACGATCGGTTATTTAAGTTTGTGGAATTTTGTTAAAATACCGCAGCCTCAATTACCAAATCCAATGTTCGGATTAGAGTGGATTCCATTCCCAGGATGGCTATTCTATTTTTGCTTAGCTTATTATTGCGGGAAACATTATCAGCAATTTATAGCATTACTGCATCGTTTTCAGTTTGCTGTTTACGGGTTGATCATCATTTCAGCAATGAATGTTTTATCTAATTCATATTTAGGTTTCTTCACACTTTCTTCTAAAAGACCAGATGTTGTACTTTATACAGTAAGCTTTATTTTCTTATGTTTTCTTATGTTTTCAAAAGTGAAAAAAGTCCCTGCCTTTGTACAGATAATTAGCCAGTATTCATTTACAATCTATTTACTTCATGGCTATTTTCTTGGGATAGTCGTTTTACTTTGGACACAATTAAAGGAGTATCCTTTTTCCATAAGTACTATTTTAATAACAGTGCTTGCTGTTGTCGGACCAATTATCATATCATGGGCGGCGAACCATCATAAACATGGATATATGTTTGTTGGAAAAATCAACAGACCACGACAAAAATCAGCTGTATCATAA
- a CDS encoding phosphatase PAP2 family protein has product MVVSAGLTFVLAELLGKIAGVFYFNQQPFAEMSHVNLLIRKEVNNSFPSDHTIFIFSICLIFWLFHKRHMFWPIIACAVGLRVWVGVHYPFVVLAGAAIAYLTAVAVVYLPICQKSVDALLLCYEWLEQKLAGRTS; this is encoded by the coding sequence ATGGTCGTTTCTGCCGGACTGACCTTCGTACTCGCCGAGTTACTCGGGAAAATCGCAGGGGTGTTTTATTTCAATCAGCAGCCCTTTGCAGAAATGAGCCATGTCAATCTTTTGATTCGAAAGGAAGTGAATAACTCGTTTCCAAGTGATCATACGATCTTTATTTTTTCGATTTGCCTGATCTTTTGGCTGTTTCATAAACGCCATATGTTTTGGCCGATCATTGCGTGCGCAGTTGGTTTAAGGGTTTGGGTAGGTGTTCATTATCCATTTGTTGTCTTAGCAGGAGCTGCTATAGCGTATTTAACAGCCGTCGCCGTTGTATATTTGCCGATATGCCAAAAGAGCGTTGATGCCCTCTTGTTATGCTATGAATGGCTTGAACAAAAATTGGCAGGAAGGACCTCATAA
- a CDS encoding tetratricopeptide repeat protein, producing MSKVPVAELASLLNDWNMEIKKDHADEAERLFAKAKQAVEEIDDADILIYYSLLEKRHHILMYNLRGQKGNVSTKSIEGHYGKKEDDLSNRLAYYFDFYEGVYEQHQGNYEVALQMYQSAEKLLDKIPSEIERADFDFKVAWLYYRLSHIMLSLSYIRRALHVYKRHKHYERRTALSYSLIAANLTEIGRYEEALENYRLAEEVLTSEQDDFMLAQHHHNVAILYSFWNKPKESIRHLEKALSHQEYYDSDFFFHSTYLISRELCVIGEKQRASQYIEAAYARIKDASHEVFQLKIGIVHDLYLTHAPQRFQQIDEKLRKLEEKNEYHEVKELSQFAAKYCEKQALYEQSVFYLNKSLEADLHMKRMGLI from the coding sequence ATGAGCAAAGTTCCTGTTGCGGAATTGGCATCACTATTAAATGACTGGAACATGGAAATCAAAAAAGATCATGCAGATGAGGCAGAACGGTTATTTGCCAAAGCGAAACAAGCGGTAGAGGAAATTGACGATGCGGATATCCTCATATACTATTCTCTTCTTGAGAAGAGGCATCACATTCTTATGTACAATTTAAGAGGGCAAAAGGGTAATGTTTCAACAAAAAGTATAGAGGGTCATTATGGAAAAAAAGAAGATGACCTGTCTAACCGTCTTGCCTATTATTTCGATTTTTATGAGGGTGTATATGAGCAGCATCAAGGTAATTATGAGGTTGCTTTGCAAATGTATCAAAGTGCTGAAAAGCTCCTAGATAAAATTCCAAGTGAGATAGAACGTGCTGATTTCGATTTTAAAGTGGCATGGCTTTATTACCGGCTCAGTCATATCATGCTCTCATTAAGCTATATCCGCAGAGCGCTCCACGTCTATAAACGGCACAAGCATTATGAAAGAAGAACGGCCCTTTCATACTCTCTCATAGCAGCGAATCTAACAGAGATCGGCCGGTATGAAGAGGCGCTTGAGAATTATCGTCTGGCGGAAGAAGTTTTGACAAGCGAGCAGGATGATTTTATGCTGGCTCAGCACCATCACAATGTCGCCATTTTGTATTCATTTTGGAACAAGCCGAAGGAATCGATACGTCATCTTGAAAAAGCACTGTCCCATCAAGAGTATTATGATTCAGATTTCTTTTTCCATTCTACGTATCTGATCAGCCGGGAACTCTGTGTGATTGGCGAAAAGCAGCGTGCCAGCCAATATATAGAGGCTGCATATGCCAGAATTAAAGATGCTTCTCATGAAGTGTTTCAGCTAAAAATAGGCATCGTACATGATCTTTACTTAACGCATGCGCCACAAAGATTTCAGCAAATTGATGAGAAATTAAGAAAGTTAGAAGAGAAGAATGAATATCATGAAGTAAAAGAGCTGTCACAATTTGCAGCAAAATATTGTGAAAAACAAGCACTTTATGAGCAGTCTGTTTTTTACTTGAACAAAAGTTTAGAAGCGGATTTACATATGAAAAGAATGGGGTTGATTTAA
- a CDS encoding DUF1275 domain-containing protein: protein MTILTAHSFRNTVLIFLCLSAGIVDVIGYLSLGHVFTANMTGNIVLLGTAAGSSLQLTALHSITALSGFVLGVLLAVVIGGKHEKTVWPKAVTRIFIIEVMILLLFALMTIFSYTQGAYFMLIVLLSMAMGMQTAAARKLNVAGISTTVLTSTLANVFEDAAQRISYREKRKAPIQLVSLMRIGSIVFYCLGAAIAAYTDRYDPFIIIWLPIIILGIIVITAGLKHFHQLK, encoded by the coding sequence ATGACTATTTTGACCGCACATTCATTTCGAAATACAGTTTTGATTTTCTTATGTCTATCCGCAGGAATTGTGGATGTGATTGGCTATTTAAGCCTAGGGCATGTATTTACAGCCAATATGACAGGTAATATTGTGCTGCTTGGCACTGCAGCAGGAAGCTCCTTGCAGCTAACAGCCCTTCATTCTATCACGGCTCTAAGTGGATTCGTTTTAGGGGTTTTACTTGCAGTTGTGATAGGCGGGAAGCATGAGAAAACGGTTTGGCCAAAAGCCGTTACACGCATTTTTATCATAGAAGTGATGATTTTGCTTCTATTTGCTCTCATGACCATTTTCTCTTATACACAAGGTGCTTACTTTATGCTGATCGTCCTTTTAAGTATGGCCATGGGCATGCAGACAGCAGCCGCTCGTAAATTGAATGTTGCTGGCATTTCCACAACCGTTCTCACGAGTACACTCGCTAACGTATTTGAAGATGCAGCCCAGCGCATATCATACCGGGAAAAAAGAAAAGCCCCTATCCAGCTTGTAAGCTTGATGCGAATAGGCTCTATTGTCTTTTACTGCCTAGGTGCGGCTATAGCTGCATACACAGATCGCTATGATCCGTTTATCATCATTTGGCTGCCTATCATCATCCTGGGCATCATTGTGATAACTGCTGGATTGAAACACTTTCACCAATTGAAATAG
- a CDS encoding DNA ligase D, with protein MKPMRLTPAHDIPTGAEWVYELKYDGFRAILVWEEDEIRLESRTGKQLNEQFPEVMDQCEQFRDPFAPFLPLTLDGELVFLLSEQQSEFEKVQQRGRLKNKEAIQRQAERFPCHFIAFDLLICKGKSLVDLPLMERKNQLQQVFQDAKLPASVQLEHPSLLQVIHTDLNSEYMKNLMMTYLAEGLVAKKKSSKWHDNTRSKEWLKIKNWRYVSVIVTRFDKENGYFQGSIYQDSSLIEVVQFKHGFSKDEEQTLRTLFQTKGQLTGGSSYEIPPSIVAGIACISFDGSVLREPRFSSFLLDADPAACTFQQMIKQLYPLPADIDVTHPEKPIVPALQLNKADYLLYLRQVAPYLLPFLRERRLTLIRYPHGTGDAFFYQKSTPDYAPDFVLTDQADDISYTVCNDPRTLLWLGNQLAMEFHIPFETRDTDRPTEIVFDLDPPSVNEFHLAIEAAKRIKALLDGLFLTAFIKTSGGKGLQVYIPLKKNAFTYEETRRFTAFICQFLCEQAPNLFTLERLKKKRGNRLYLDYIQHDAGKTIIAPYSPRGNEFGLVATPLEWDELYHDELHPTLFTMPAVIERLKKKGDPFRRMRHLVNDDVFRQVLHQLEDM; from the coding sequence ATGAAACCTATGCGATTAACACCTGCACATGATATACCTACCGGTGCAGAATGGGTGTATGAATTAAAATATGATGGCTTTAGGGCTATTCTTGTATGGGAAGAAGACGAGATTCGTTTAGAAAGCAGGACCGGAAAACAGCTAAATGAGCAATTTCCTGAAGTCATGGATCAATGCGAACAATTCAGAGACCCATTTGCTCCTTTTTTACCGCTGACACTTGACGGAGAATTGGTCTTTTTACTAAGTGAACAGCAAAGCGAGTTTGAGAAGGTTCAGCAAAGAGGCAGGCTAAAAAACAAAGAAGCCATCCAAAGACAGGCTGAACGATTTCCATGTCATTTCATTGCATTCGATTTATTAATCTGTAAAGGGAAATCTCTCGTTGATTTACCGTTGATGGAAAGAAAAAATCAGCTGCAGCAAGTATTCCAAGACGCAAAGCTCCCCGCATCTGTTCAACTGGAGCACCCTTCCCTTCTGCAGGTCATTCATACAGACCTAAACTCTGAATACATGAAAAACTTGATGATGACGTATTTAGCAGAAGGACTAGTAGCGAAAAAAAAGTCGAGTAAATGGCATGACAATACGCGTTCAAAAGAATGGCTGAAAATAAAAAACTGGCGGTATGTCTCTGTCATTGTGACCCGTTTTGACAAAGAAAATGGCTATTTCCAAGGTTCCATTTATCAAGATTCGTCTCTTATCGAGGTTGTCCAATTCAAGCATGGATTTTCAAAAGATGAAGAACAAACGCTGCGCACGCTTTTCCAGACAAAAGGCCAGTTAACAGGAGGATCATCATATGAAATCCCTCCTTCTATCGTTGCCGGCATTGCTTGTATATCCTTTGATGGTTCGGTGTTAAGAGAGCCGCGTTTTTCTTCCTTTTTACTAGATGCTGATCCAGCGGCATGTACATTTCAGCAAATGATCAAACAGCTGTATCCACTCCCTGCCGATATAGATGTCACTCACCCTGAGAAACCCATTGTCCCGGCCCTTCAACTGAACAAGGCAGATTACTTACTTTATTTAAGACAAGTGGCTCCCTATCTTTTGCCCTTTTTACGTGAAAGACGTCTTACTTTAATTCGGTATCCGCATGGCACTGGAGATGCATTCTTTTATCAAAAGTCGACTCCTGATTATGCACCGGATTTTGTTTTGACAGATCAAGCAGATGATATTTCTTACACGGTCTGTAATGATCCTCGTACGCTTCTTTGGCTTGGCAACCAGCTGGCAATGGAATTTCATATCCCTTTTGAAACAAGAGATACGGATCGGCCGACAGAAATTGTCTTTGATCTGGACCCGCCATCTGTAAATGAATTTCATCTAGCCATAGAAGCTGCTAAACGAATCAAAGCGCTTTTAGACGGACTTTTTCTCACAGCCTTTATTAAAACAAGCGGAGGTAAAGGGCTTCAAGTCTATATTCCATTAAAGAAAAACGCCTTCACATACGAAGAAACAAGACGATTCACCGCATTTATATGCCAATTTTTATGTGAGCAAGCACCGAATCTTTTTACTCTGGAACGTCTTAAGAAAAAACGCGGCAATCGCTTGTATTTAGACTACATTCAGCACGATGCTGGAAAAACAATCATCGCTCCATATTCTCCAAGAGGAAATGAGTTTGGACTTGTTGCGACACCGCTTGAATGGGACGAACTGTATCATGATGAGCTTCATCCTACTCTTTTTACAATGCCAGCTGTCATAGAGCGTTTAAAGAAAAAAGGCGATCCGTTCCGCCGCATGAGGCACCTTGTGAATGATGATGTTTTTAGACAAGTCTTACATCAGCTTGAAGACATGTGA
- a CDS encoding Ku protein, giving the protein MHTVWKGGISFGLVNIPVKLFTATENKDIKLRQLHKECHTPINYKKVCANCGEEVAPEQIVKAYEYAKNKFIELDDEELEKLRKENEEKAVEIIDFVKIEEIDPIYYERSYFLSPDTGGAKAYSLLRKALEESGKIGVAKIMIRSKEQLAIVRCYDHILLMETIHFPDEIRQVSDVPNIPQEENIVKKELDTALLLIEQLTTTFDPAAYQDEYREQLMNLIGDKISGEHIVQPETTGKKNPASNVTDLMAALQASIDRSKPVKTKKTAPKKRKTPAKKEKNA; this is encoded by the coding sequence ATGCATACAGTATGGAAAGGCGGCATTAGTTTCGGATTGGTCAATATTCCAGTCAAGCTGTTTACCGCTACAGAGAACAAAGACATTAAATTAAGACAGCTGCATAAAGAGTGTCACACGCCTATTAACTACAAGAAAGTATGTGCTAATTGCGGTGAAGAAGTAGCGCCGGAACAAATCGTCAAGGCATATGAATATGCGAAAAATAAATTTATTGAATTGGACGATGAAGAACTAGAAAAACTGCGAAAAGAAAATGAAGAAAAAGCCGTTGAAATCATTGATTTTGTAAAGATTGAAGAGATTGATCCAATCTATTATGAAAGAAGTTATTTCTTATCACCGGATACCGGCGGAGCGAAAGCTTATTCATTATTAAGAAAAGCTTTAGAGGAATCGGGGAAAATTGGTGTGGCAAAAATAATGATTCGCTCAAAGGAGCAATTAGCGATCGTTAGGTGCTATGATCATATTTTGCTGATGGAAACCATTCATTTTCCTGACGAAATTAGACAAGTATCAGATGTACCGAATATTCCCCAAGAGGAGAACATTGTAAAGAAAGAGTTAGATACAGCGCTCCTTTTAATTGAGCAGCTGACCACGACATTCGATCCAGCGGCATATCAAGATGAATACCGAGAACAGCTGATGAATTTAATTGGCGATAAAATATCTGGAGAACATATCGTTCAGCCAGAAACGACAGGCAAAAAAAATCCTGCATCCAATGTGACAGATTTAATGGCCGCACTACAGGCTTCGATCGACCGATCAAAACCAGTGAAAACGAAAAAAACAGCACCTAAGAAAAGAAAAACCCCAGCGAAAAAAGAAAAGAATGCATAA
- a CDS encoding SDR family oxidoreductase → MKLLVTGATGQLGSLVVKHLLTKVPVEQIAVSVRNPQKAAHLKDAGVDVRHGDFTQPNTLTSAFQGIDRLLIISVADGDRVQQHKAAIEAAKAANVKFIAYTSVVNARESQLVLANDHRKTEEAILASGISHVFLRNNWYIENEKDTILASVSGAPFLSPIGEGKVGWATRNDYAEAAANALTLPVHDQEIYELSGPLRTHTELAQIVSKVSGKEIKVEKIDVDTFGEFLASNGVPKEAVPFVKAVQSGIRDGALAVESQDFETLLDRPLTPIEERIRELISK, encoded by the coding sequence ATGAAATTATTAGTAACAGGCGCAACAGGGCAACTTGGATCGCTTGTCGTCAAGCATTTGCTCACAAAAGTACCAGTTGAACAAATTGCAGTCAGTGTTCGAAATCCGCAAAAAGCAGCACATTTGAAGGATGCTGGGGTGGATGTACGCCATGGAGACTTTACTCAGCCAAACACCCTGACATCGGCATTTCAGGGCATTGACCGTCTGTTGATCATTTCAGTAGCGGATGGAGACCGTGTGCAGCAGCATAAAGCGGCAATTGAAGCGGCAAAAGCAGCAAATGTAAAGTTTATTGCTTATACAAGTGTTGTCAATGCAAGAGAGAGTCAGCTTGTCCTTGCAAATGACCATCGGAAAACAGAAGAAGCCATTTTGGCCTCTGGGATTTCTCATGTATTTTTAAGAAACAACTGGTATATTGAAAACGAAAAAGACACGATTCTGGCGTCAGTCAGCGGCGCACCATTTTTAAGCCCTATTGGCGAAGGGAAGGTTGGCTGGGCGACGAGAAATGACTACGCAGAAGCGGCAGCAAATGCGTTAACACTTCCAGTACATGATCAGGAGATATATGAACTGTCAGGACCGCTTCGGACACACACTGAACTTGCACAAATTGTTAGTAAGGTGAGTGGAAAAGAAATCAAAGTAGAAAAAATAGATGTAGACACATTTGGAGAATTTTTAGCTTCAAATGGTGTACCAAAAGAAGCAGTGCCATTTGTCAAAGCCGTTCAAAGCGGTATTCGCGATGGGGCTTTAGCAGTCGAAAGCCAAGATTTTGAAACCTTACTAGACCGTCCGTTAACACCTATTGAAGAAAGAATTCGTGAATTGATTTCAAAATAA